In one Meles meles chromosome 17, mMelMel3.1 paternal haplotype, whole genome shotgun sequence genomic region, the following are encoded:
- the UBE2Q1 gene encoding ubiquitin-conjugating enzyme E2 Q1 — MQQPQPQGQQQPGPGQQLGGQGAAPGAGGGPGGGPGPGPCLRRELKLLESIFHRGHERFRIASACLDELSCEFLLAGAGGAGAGAAPGPHLPPRGPVPGDPVRIHCNITESYPAVPPIWSVESDDPNLAAVLERLVDIKKGNTLLLQHLKRIISDLCKLYNLPQHPDVEMLDQPLPAEQCTQEDLSSEDEDEEMPEDTEDLDHYEMKEEEPAEGKKSEDDGIGKENLAILEKIKKNQRQDYLNGAVSGSVQATDRLMKELRDIYRSQSFKGGNYAVELVNDSLYDWNVKLLKVDQDSALHNDLQILKEKEGADFILLNFSFKDNFPFDPPFVRVVSPVLSGGYVLGGGAICMELLTKQGWSSAYSIESVIMQISATLVKGKARVQFGANKSQYSLTRAQQSYKSLVQIHEKNGWYTPPKEDG, encoded by the exons ATGCAGCAGCCGCAGCcgcaggggcagcagcagccgGGGCCGGGGCAGCAGCTGGGGGGCCAGGGGGCGGcgccgggggccgggggcggccCGGGGgggggcccggggccggggcccTGCCTGAGGCGGGAGCTGAAGCTGCTCGAGTCCATCTTCCACCGCGGCCACGAGCGCTTCCGCATTGCCAGCGCCTGCCTGGACGAGCTGAGCTGCGAGTTCCTGCTGGCCGGGGCTggaggggccggggcgggggccgcgCCCGGACCGCATCTGCCCCCGCGGGGGCCGGTGCCCGGGGATCCCGTCCGCATCCACTGCAACATCACG GAGTCCTACCCTGCTGTGCCCCCCATCTGGTCAGTGGAGTCCGATGACCCGAACTTGGCCGCTGTCCTGGAGAGGCTGGTGGACATAAAGAAAGGGAATACTCTG CTGCTGCAGCATTTGAAGAGGATTATCTCCGACCTGTGCAAGCTCTACAACCTCCCGCAGCACCCCGACGTGGAGATGCTGGACCAGCCCCTGCCGGCGGAGCAG TGCACGCAGGAGGACTTGTCTTCTGAAGATGAAGATGAGGAGATGCCTGAG GACACGGAAGACCTGGATCACTATGAGATGAAAGAGGAGGAGCCAGCCGAGGGCAAGAAATCTGAAGACGACGGCATCGGGAAGGAGAACCTGGCCATACTGGAGAAGATCAAGAAGAACCAGAGGCAAGATTACTTAAAC GGCGCGGTGTCTGGCTCGGTGCAGGCCACTGACCGGCTCATGAAGGAGCTCAGGGATATATACCGGTCACAGAGTTTCAAAGGCG GAAACTATGCAGTCGAACTCGTGAATGACAGTCTGTATGACTGGAACGTGAAACTCCTCAA AGTCGACCAGGACAGCGCTTTGCACAACGATCTCCAGATCCtcaaagagaaggagggagcggACTTCATTCTCCTCAACTTTTCCTTCAAA gATAACTTCCCCTTCGACCCGCCGTTTGTCAGGGTTGTGTCTCCCGTCCTCTCCGGAGG GTACGTTCTGGGCGGAGGCGCCATCTGCATGGAGCTCCTCACCAAGCAG gGCTGGAGCAGCGCCTACTCCATCGAGTCGGTGATCATGCAGATCAGCGCCACGCTGGTGAAGGGAAAGGCGCGCGTGCAGTTCGGAGCCAACAAG TCCCAGTACAGCCTGACGAGAGCACAGCAGTCCTACAAGTCCCTGGTGCAGATCCACGAGAAGAACG GCTGGTACACACCCCCCAAGGAAGATGGCTAA